A stretch of DNA from Microvirga terrae:
TGCTGGCGACCGTCCGCCACTCGGTGGCGACCGGCGAGCCCTATACCATGAAATACCGCATGCTTCATGCGGATGGAGCGTACCGCTGGGTCGATGGGCGCGCGGAACCGGTGCGTAACCAAAGCGGAGCGATTGTACAATGGTACGTGATTTCGCTCGACATCGACGATGAGATGCGTGCGCAGGAATCGCTGCGCGAGCGCGAGCGGGAGCTCTCGCAGCTCGTCGACATGGTTCCAAGCCTGCTCTGGCGGTTGTCTCCCGAAGGCGAGCCGACCTTCTTCAGCAAGCGCCTGATCGAGTTCACCGGCCTGGATGTAGGCGACTTCGACAAGCCTGGTACGACCCGACTGGCGGCCGCCATCGCGACCCTCTTCCATCCCGACGACATCGCCAAGCTGGAGCAAGCGCTCACCCGCTCTCTCACCACCGGCGAGAGCTTTTCCCTGACCTATCGCCTGCGTCATGCCGATGGGGGCTACCACTGGATGTCGGGCCGAGCCGAGCCGCTCCGGGATGAGAGCGGACGCATTGTCCAGTGGTATGGCCTCTCGCACGACATCGACGATCAGGTCCGCATCGAGGAGGCGCTGCGGGAAAGTGAGCGGCAGCTTCAGCAGCTTATCGACACCGTGCCGGTTCAGATCTGGTGCGTGACGCCCACGGGTGAGCCAGCATACATCAACAAAACCATGGTGGACTATATCGGCCTGAAGCTGGACGATTTTGACGCTCAGGGTGGGCTGCCCAACGCAATTAAAACTATCGTCCATCCGGACGACAGAGCCACATTGCAGCAAGCTTTAACGCATTGTTTCAGCACAGGTGAATCATTCGCATTGAAGTTTCGCCACCGCCGATGGGATGGCTCATTCCGCTGGCAGGAGGGGCATGCGGATCCGCTCCGCGATGAGAACGGTCGCATCATCCGGTGGTATGGTGCGAACGTCGACATCCATGATTTTGTGATCGCCCAGGAAGCACTCCGCGAAAGGGAACGCTCGCTGTGGCAGCTGGTGGAAACGCTGCCGGCGATGATCGATTGCGCCGCGCCGGACGGCGAGCCGATCTATCGCAGCCAGCAACTCCGCGAGTTCCTCGGGTATAACCTTGAGGAACTGGACGGAACGGGAAAGTCTCGCTTGGCTGGCACACTTGAGGCCGGCGTTCATCCCGATGACCTCGCGGGCGTCCTGGAGAACTATGCCCATTCGCTGTCCACCGGCGAGCCGTATCGGCGCAGGCACCGGCTGCGGCGTTTCGATGGCGAGTATCGCTGGGTCGAGACGCGTGCCGCACCGATGCGAAACGCCGAGGGCGCCATCGTACAGTGGAACGTTATCTGCCTGGATATCGACGGTGAAGTGCGGGTGCAGGAGGAACTGCGTCTGGCGCGAGAGAGCCTGGCACGGGCGAGCCAGGCAGCCAGTCTTGCTGAGCTGTCGGCTGCCATCGCTCATGAGGTGAACCAACCCTTGGCGGCGATCGTCACCAACTCCAATGCGTGCCAGCGCTGGCTTTCGGCCACCCCACCAAATCTCGAGCGGGCGCAGAAAACGGTGGATCGCATCATCTATAACGCCAATTCCGCCGCCAACGTCGTGAGCCGTATCCGCGCCCTGTTCAAGCAATCGGTGAAGATGAGGACGAGCACAGAACTCTCAGCCGTCGTGGCCGAAGTGCGTAATCTCATGGCCGAGGAGGCGGCGCGGCGACGCGTTCGGATGGACGTCGCGGTCGATAGCCACCTTCCGCCTGTCGCTGTGGATCGCGTCCAGGTTCAGCAGGTTCTCGTCAATCTCATCCGCAACGGCATGGAGGCCATGGACTCTTTTGTGGGCGACAGAGCTATTGGAATACGGGTGCGCCGAGTGGGGGATGAGGTCCAGACCGAAATTAGCGATCGCGGCCGGGGCATCGAGTTTCCTGAACGGGTGTTCGAGCCGTTCTTCACGACAAAGGAGCACGGCATGGGCATGGGGCTGGCGATCTGTCGATCGATCGTCGAGGCGCACGGTGGGCGGTTGTGGGCCGGGTCCAACGAGCCGCAGGGGGCAACGTTCACCTTCACGTTGCCGATTGAAGCGACCACGGCGCCTGATAGATAAAGACTTTATAAAATTTTATTGCGAAGGAGCGGACATTCGCTCATGCCGGACGGGAGAGAGCAGAATACAAACAAGGGAAGTCCCGTACTGACAGTGGTTGGCGATCCACAGATGCTGGAATCGTTGGAGAACGTCCCGGAATAGCTTTCGGTAAGTGGCCTGATGCGTTAGAATATAACGGATGCCTGGCCATGACAAAGAAGCATGGCAATGCTGCGAGAGGCCATCATCGCCGGGGCTCAATCTTCTGATATGCAGGCCAAGAGGGGCTGCTTTCGGTATGGCGTCATGGTGGGACACGATCTTCGGGCCTTTGGTGCCATCCCGGTTAAACTCGGAGGCCTTCCTATGGTCAAGCTCAAGGCCGAAACAGATCGTCCTCTGGTTCTCATCGTTGACGACGATGAGGAGGTCCGGACGGCACTCCAGGAACTCATGGAGTCCATCGGTCTCGATGCGGGGTGTTTCGCGTCCCCTCGTGAACTACTGGAATCCGAGCTTCCTGACCGCCCCGGCTGTCTGGTGCTCGACGTCCGCATGCCCGGA
This window harbors:
- a CDS encoding PAS domain-containing sensor histidine kinase, which gives rise to MTTVSYSSSEAGPDIMCTLQMIESMPGHAWSADATGRFTCFSRNTLDFLGHAPDDLNSTEDDEFGWRPAVHPEDYERVTARWRHCLETGDAYETEHRLRRADGDYCWVRSSGLPSRDSQGRIVQWYGTIIEIEDQKRAEKALRDRERELSQLVDMVPSHVWRLTPDGEPTFFNKRMVDYLGLDVADTDKPGMSRLDAVIETVHPEDAAKFRATLHRSLVTGESFALRYRLRRADGVYRWMSSRAEPLRDQEGYIIEWYGLCHDIDDQMHADEALRQSERQLQQMIDAVPAVIWCTSPEGIPCYLNKRATDVTGLTLNDLIAPDGSRYLTVVHPDDRDAVEQALGRAIATGTSFVRKYRQRRSDGRHRWVESRAEPLRDDSGKIIQWYGVSVDIDDLVTAQEALRDRERELSQLVDMVPVHIRRLTPEGEPTFFNKRLLDFFGLQSPAELDKPGMSRLAAAIKTLVHPDDSDRLLATVRHSVATGEPYTMKYRMLHADGAYRWVDGRAEPVRNQSGAIVQWYVISLDIDDEMRAQESLRERERELSQLVDMVPSLLWRLSPEGEPTFFSKRLIEFTGLDVGDFDKPGTTRLAAAIATLFHPDDIAKLEQALTRSLTTGESFSLTYRLRHADGGYHWMSGRAEPLRDESGRIVQWYGLSHDIDDQVRIEEALRESERQLQQLIDTVPVQIWCVTPTGEPAYINKTMVDYIGLKLDDFDAQGGLPNAIKTIVHPDDRATLQQALTHCFSTGESFALKFRHRRWDGSFRWQEGHADPLRDENGRIIRWYGANVDIHDFVIAQEALRERERSLWQLVETLPAMIDCAAPDGEPIYRSQQLREFLGYNLEELDGTGKSRLAGTLEAGVHPDDLAGVLENYAHSLSTGEPYRRRHRLRRFDGEYRWVETRAAPMRNAEGAIVQWNVICLDIDGEVRVQEELRLARESLARASQAASLAELSAAIAHEVNQPLAAIVTNSNACQRWLSATPPNLERAQKTVDRIIYNANSAANVVSRIRALFKQSVKMRTSTELSAVVAEVRNLMAEEAARRRVRMDVAVDSHLPPVAVDRVQVQQVLVNLIRNGMEAMDSFVGDRAIGIRVRRVGDEVQTEISDRGRGIEFPERVFEPFFTTKEHGMGMGLAICRSIVEAHGGRLWAGSNEPQGATFTFTLPIEATTAPDR